One stretch of Paracoccus liaowanqingii DNA includes these proteins:
- a CDS encoding ParB/RepB/Spo0J family partition protein — translation MSRKRRMFDIDLPEEDAPEPAETVPAGKEQRRGPMAAAINETAESTRDRAAMEARIRAENDALAQEHVRLKRAGLITDLIPLDAIDTGKLVRDRKPVADFDLAELVSSIREIGLSNPIQVEPSTEGRYELIQGWRRLSAYRQLLEETGDAEAWGRIPSGIAARGDQLEALYRRMVDENLVRKDISFAEMAQLAVHYAMDPMTAEHDAEKAVAILFRSAGYQKRSYIRNFIPLVERLGEVLMYPQEIPRALGLSLSQKLEEVPGIVAAIKSELKDWDTRSITDELAVLRRYAGQGEEALASGPAPRPTSPAPQAEAKAKTTFQLARPQGQAKCTAANGRLEIRLSRDFSTIDRRKLEAAVASMLDQIE, via the coding sequence ATGAGCCGCAAGCGCCGCATGTTCGATATCGACCTGCCCGAGGAGGACGCCCCCGAACCTGCCGAGACCGTCCCCGCGGGGAAGGAACAGCGCCGCGGCCCGATGGCCGCCGCGATCAACGAGACCGCGGAATCCACCCGCGACCGCGCGGCGATGGAGGCGCGGATCCGGGCCGAGAATGACGCGCTGGCACAGGAGCATGTGCGGCTGAAGCGGGCCGGGCTGATCACCGACCTGATCCCGCTGGACGCCATCGACACGGGCAAGCTGGTCCGTGACCGCAAGCCGGTGGCCGATTTCGACCTGGCCGAGCTGGTCTCGTCCATCCGCGAGATCGGGCTTTCGAACCCGATCCAGGTCGAGCCCTCGACCGAAGGCCGCTACGAGCTGATCCAGGGCTGGCGGCGGCTGTCGGCCTATCGGCAGCTGCTGGAAGAGACCGGCGATGCCGAGGCCTGGGGGCGGATCCCGTCCGGGATCGCGGCGCGCGGGGACCAGCTGGAGGCGCTGTATCGGCGCATGGTGGACGAGAACCTGGTACGCAAGGACATCTCGTTCGCCGAGATGGCGCAGCTGGCGGTGCATTACGCGATGGATCCGATGACGGCCGAGCATGATGCCGAGAAGGCGGTGGCGATCCTGTTCCGCTCGGCAGGCTACCAGAAGCGCAGCTATATCCGCAACTTCATCCCGCTGGTCGAGCGCTTGGGCGAGGTGCTGATGTACCCGCAGGAGATCCCGCGGGCCCTGGGCCTGTCGCTGTCGCAGAAGCTGGAGGAGGTGCCGGGCATCGTCGCGGCGATCAAGTCCGAGCTGAAGGACTGGGATACGCGGTCGATCACCGACGAGCTGGCCGTGCTGCGCCGCTATGCGGGGCAGGGGGAGGAGGCGCTGGCCTCGGGCCCCGCACCCCGACCCACCAGCCCCGCGCCGCAGGCCGAGGCCAAGGCCAAGACCACCTTCCAGCTGGCCCGCCCGCAGGGGCAGGCCAAATGCACCGCCGCCAACGGGCGGCTGGAGATCCGGCTGTCGCGGGACTTCTCGACCATCGACCGGCGCAAGCTGGAGGCGGCGGTGGCCTCGATGCTGGACCAGATCGAGTGA
- a CDS encoding glycosyltransferase, translating into MQHSPIRLVPPQVTVVIPVKGHPVLLDDAIASVRREMAEGVILRLVVVNDGCAYAETRQCLDDWQARMGSQMLVLHHANGGLSSARNRGIEAALRMDPGLDAIFLLDSDNLLAERAGLTMRHLLETHRDQDWFYPEFDFFGQAGNYRTEPAFSPLLQAEANQCDAGSLIRRRVFDAGLRFDEEMRQGYEDWDFWLQAAKAGFTGRSARRPLLLYRKRPASMLSHSHEVDQDLRRFLRHKHAWLFNPAALVALEAASFPRFALITGEGRQVSTCVDPDHQTPVATPEFERMVLAAMADPHANHAPAYMIFLREGVEDYLREARLLHGVLWNFERRALRNPHDLDLLFLDRHPSGGHDIATDSGNPDRVPDAICLRLSTAQDWVRRGAEDRLRKLDLVPTQEDVSSWTLRAPGQVGGLAGGAAAGEVLRGTMLALLRSPYLGALQTGWGWRHPGAAISRDRTVQIPRNAVNGGVTFPLLRAPGKHDIAMVLPIFNIGGVERVAASIARELVAAGHRLHLVVLSDRPIDTDAWSLEPFTTITWQPDGDALDWSGEEFLGTAEPRWGQGAEGADLMGLLGGMDAVINAHSAALHKVADRLRRRGVLMIDHEHLVERSTYGRGYGPPQLALAYEQAYDLFLTCSEGLLGWMHANGVPREKLMPVVNAPGYPMSRAEQGFMTAARATARTRRQPLRVLFLGRLDKQKGIDRVCAVAHALSDQAPRITLSVAGRAIVEEDGATLSWPTETRFLGAVRGPAAISELLGQTDILILPSLYEGLPLSVLEAQRCGVVPIVAEAGAVREAIEDGHNGFVVPQVDCAEQMVARILMLDGDRARLAAMAQAAAETSRTWVQATEGLRDWLDQRLPEFPAPAPADAVRPRYVFS; encoded by the coding sequence ATGCAGCACAGCCCGATCCGTCTGGTGCCCCCGCAGGTCACCGTGGTCATCCCGGTCAAGGGACATCCGGTGCTGCTGGACGACGCCATCGCCTCGGTCCGCCGCGAGATGGCCGAGGGCGTGATCCTGCGGCTGGTGGTGGTGAACGACGGCTGTGCCTATGCCGAGACGCGGCAATGCCTGGACGACTGGCAGGCACGGATGGGGTCGCAGATGCTGGTGCTGCACCATGCCAATGGCGGGCTGTCTTCGGCGCGCAACCGCGGCATCGAGGCGGCGCTGCGGATGGATCCGGGGCTGGACGCGATCTTCCTTCTGGACAGCGACAACCTGCTGGCCGAGCGGGCCGGGCTGACCATGCGCCATCTGCTGGAGACGCATCGCGATCAGGACTGGTTCTATCCCGAGTTCGACTTTTTCGGGCAGGCCGGCAACTATCGCACCGAGCCCGCCTTCAGCCCGCTGCTGCAGGCCGAGGCCAACCAGTGCGACGCGGGCAGCCTGATCCGGCGCCGGGTCTTCGATGCGGGCCTGCGCTTCGACGAGGAGATGCGGCAGGGCTACGAGGACTGGGATTTCTGGCTGCAGGCGGCCAAGGCGGGTTTCACCGGGCGGTCTGCGCGACGGCCTCTGCTTTTGTATCGCAAGCGCCCGGCCAGCATGCTGAGCCATTCCCACGAGGTCGACCAGGACCTGCGCCGCTTCCTGCGCCACAAGCATGCGTGGCTGTTCAACCCGGCCGCGCTGGTCGCGCTGGAGGCCGCCAGCTTTCCGCGCTTTGCCCTGATCACGGGCGAGGGGCGCCAGGTCTCGACCTGCGTCGACCCCGATCACCAGACCCCGGTCGCCACGCCCGAGTTCGAGCGGATGGTGCTGGCCGCGATGGCCGATCCGCATGCCAACCACGCGCCCGCCTACATGATCTTCCTGCGCGAGGGGGTCGAGGACTATCTGCGCGAGGCGCGGCTGCTGCACGGGGTGCTGTGGAATTTCGAGCGCCGGGCGCTGCGCAACCCGCACGATCTGGACCTGCTGTTTCTGGACCGCCATCCGTCCGGTGGCCATGACATCGCCACCGACAGCGGCAATCCCGACCGCGTGCCCGACGCGATCTGCCTGCGCCTGTCCACCGCCCAGGATTGGGTGCGGCGCGGGGCCGAGGACCGGCTGCGCAAGCTGGACCTGGTGCCCACGCAGGAGGACGTCTCCAGCTGGACGCTGCGCGCGCCCGGGCAGGTGGGCGGGCTGGCCGGCGGGGCGGCGGCGGGCGAGGTGCTGCGCGGGACCATGCTGGCGTTGCTGCGCAGCCCCTATCTGGGCGCGCTGCAGACCGGGTGGGGCTGGCGCCATCCCGGCGCCGCGATCAGCCGCGACCGCACCGTGCAGATCCCCAGGAACGCGGTCAATGGCGGGGTGACCTTCCCGCTGCTGCGCGCGCCGGGCAAGCACGACATCGCCATGGTGCTGCCGATCTTCAACATCGGCGGCGTGGAACGCGTGGCAGCCAGCATCGCGCGCGAGCTGGTCGCCGCCGGTCACCGGCTGCATCTGGTCGTCCTCAGCGACCGGCCCATCGACACCGACGCCTGGTCGCTGGAGCCCTTCACCACCATCACCTGGCAGCCCGACGGCGACGCGCTGGACTGGAGCGGCGAGGAGTTCCTGGGCACCGCCGAACCCCGATGGGGGCAGGGGGCCGAAGGCGCCGACCTGATGGGGCTGCTGGGAGGGATGGATGCGGTCATCAACGCCCATTCCGCCGCCCTGCACAAGGTCGCCGACCGGCTGCGCCGCCGGGGCGTGCTGATGATCGACCACGAGCATCTGGTCGAACGCTCCACCTATGGTCGTGGCTACGGGCCTCCGCAACTCGCCTTGGCCTACGAGCAGGCCTACGATCTGTTCCTGACCTGCTCGGAGGGGCTGCTGGGCTGGATGCATGCCAATGGCGTGCCGCGCGAGAAGCTGATGCCGGTGGTCAATGCGCCGGGCTATCCCATGTCGCGGGCCGAGCAGGGGTTCATGACCGCCGCGCGCGCCACCGCCCGGACCCGCCGCCAGCCGCTGCGCGTGCTGTTTCTGGGCCGGCTGGACAAGCAGAAGGGCATCGACCGCGTCTGCGCCGTCGCCCATGCGCTGTCCGACCAGGCGCCGCGCATCACCCTGTCGGTCGCCGGGCGCGCCATCGTCGAGGAGGATGGCGCCACGCTCAGCTGGCCCACCGAGACGCGCTTTCTGGGCGCGGTGCGCGGCCCGGCGGCGATCTCCGAGCTGCTTGGCCAGACCGACATCCTGATCCTGCCTTCGCTCTACGAAGGGCTGCCGCTGTCGGTGCTGGAGGCGCAACGCTGCGGCGTGGTGCCGATCGTGGCCGAGGCGGGGGCCGTGCGCGAGGCGATCGAGGACGGCCATAACGGCTTTGTCGTCCCGCAAGTGGACTGCGCCGAACAGATGGTCGCCCGCATCCTGATGCTGGACGGCGACCGCGCCCGGCTGGCCGCCATGGCCCAGGCCGCCGCCGAGACCAGCCGCACCTGGGTCCAGGCCACCGAAGGTCTGCGCGACTGGCTGGACCAGCGGCTGCCCGAGTTTCCCGCACCGGCCCCGGCCGATGCGGTCCGCCCCAGATACGTATTTTCCTGA
- a CDS encoding IS630 family transposase (programmed frameshift) — protein sequence MMAIEITRTDMSTSELRAAAARTKDAKAVRRILAIALVLEGADRKTAAEACGMDRQTLRDWVHRYNAEGITGLSNRYWAGPTPLLNSEQKAELARMVREGPDLEADGVVRWRCVDLKRKIEDRFGVVMHERTVGKQLAALGFRRLSVRPQHPKSDPLAQEAFKKNFAATVKAALPETAHGKPLEVWFQDEARVGQQGTLTRTWAECGTRPRAPRDTRYKWAYIFGAVCPSRATTAALVMPRADTSAMNAHLAEIAKTVASGAHAVLVMDGAGWHNSSALRIPDNITIVTLPPYAPELNPVENIWAYLRANCLAITVFDTYADIVDRCCSAWNAFANDPERVRSIATREYAKGVSA from the exons CTGATGGCGATTGAGATCACTCGAACGGATATGTCGACAAGTGAGCTTCGGGCGGCGGCGGCGCGCACAAAGGATGCAAAAGCGGTGCGGCGGATTTTGGCGATCGCTCTTGTTCTGGAGGGCGCGGATCGCAAGACGGCGGCGGAGGCCTGCGGCATGGACCGGCAGACCCTGCGCGATTGGGTTCATCGCTACAACGCCGAGGGGATCACCGGTCTGTCGAACCGGTATTGGGCAGGCCCGACGCCGCTCCTGAACTCTGAGCAGAAAGCGGAACTTGCCCGGATGGTCCGTGAAGGGCCTGACCTTGAGGCCGATGGGGTGGTCCGCTGGCGCTGCGTCGATCTCAAGCGCAAGATCGAAGATCGCTTCGGCGTGGTCATGCACGAGCGGACGGTCGGCAAGCAGCTGGCAGCCCTTGGCTTCCGCCGCCTTTCAGTGCGCCCACAGCACCCCAAATCCGACCCGTTGGCACAGGAGGCATTTA AAAAAAACTTTGCCGCTACGGTAAAGGCCGCCCTGCCGGAGACGGCGCACGGGAAGCCATTGGAGGTGTGGTTTCAGGATGAAGCACGCGTAGGTCAACAGGGGACGCTCACCCGGACCTGGGCCGAGTGCGGAACCCGGCCTCGTGCGCCGCGCGACACCCGCTACAAATGGGCCTATATCTTCGGCGCCGTCTGTCCATCGCGCGCCACGACCGCGGCACTTGTCATGCCACGTGCCGATACCTCGGCCATGAACGCTCATCTCGCTGAAATCGCGAAAACCGTCGCGTCGGGCGCCCATGCCGTGCTCGTGATGGACGGCGCCGGCTGGCATAACTCCAGCGCTCTGCGCATCCCCGACAACATCACCATCGTGACGCTTCCGCCCTATGCGCCAGAGCTGAATCCGGTTGAGAACATCTGGGCCTATCTGCGCGCAAACTGCCTCGCCATCACCGTCTTTGACACCTACGCAGACATTGTCGACCGATGCTGCAGCGCATGGAACGCCTTCGCAAACGACCCCGAGCGCGTCCGATCGATTGCCACGCGTGAATACGCAAAAGGGGTCAGTGCTTAG
- a CDS encoding DUF6212 domain-containing protein gives MTFAYSIAVDPTLARVCDGLLERHLPPTLLGMLDVAETDGPVPGRTCLAQLMPLGAGADEAKRLSESGHHGLPVIEVDPDHPELLAERVTALLVERLQRSETAAAASREAAALLRRENISGAGRFREIESFLYALGNPHVAQSLNWEPSGAVAELPADGSVVQHLPLNIVSITAIDLWLPERLHVRNCEIRVSLQDSSGDEHALAEIPDEMRIGSGWVRFALPMALQGDARNCSLILRNAGPARLVLGLGMRMPDARFTAQGDTMPGDQVLALRVWKALAGASIPERRDAPMIDPRLEMTASLLQPSALPAPEIFAMPSSATDYITADFWAAEDAIMVHPSRSGAVCAVIRDVPMRGLLQLSAVVNTGHARSPNLNFAIGVTPHRAIGRDGIWESCMGSWVHGLPANGWGQVHCVPKGPIERADIYLATSLAQDMPNEHSWGLFRSFRAVTGQRATQEE, from the coding sequence ATGACCTTTGCCTATTCGATTGCGGTTGATCCTACGCTCGCCCGCGTCTGCGACGGACTTCTGGAACGCCATCTGCCACCGACCCTGCTCGGCATGCTGGATGTCGCCGAGACCGATGGCCCCGTCCCCGGGCGCACGTGCCTGGCGCAGCTGATGCCGCTTGGGGCCGGCGCGGACGAGGCGAAGCGGCTGTCCGAGAGCGGGCATCACGGGCTGCCCGTCATCGAGGTCGATCCCGACCATCCCGAACTGCTGGCCGAGCGGGTCACCGCGCTTCTGGTCGAACGGCTGCAGCGCAGCGAGACGGCCGCCGCCGCATCGCGCGAAGCGGCCGCGCTGCTGCGGCGTGAAAACATCTCGGGCGCGGGGCGGTTCCGCGAGATCGAAAGCTTCCTGTACGCGCTCGGCAATCCGCATGTGGCACAGTCCCTGAACTGGGAGCCCTCGGGCGCGGTGGCGGAGCTGCCCGCCGATGGCTCGGTCGTCCAGCATCTGCCCCTGAACATCGTCAGCATCACCGCGATCGATCTGTGGCTGCCCGAGCGCCTGCATGTCCGCAACTGCGAGATCCGGGTGTCGCTGCAGGACAGCTCCGGCGATGAGCACGCGCTGGCCGAGATCCCCGACGAGATGCGGATCGGGTCGGGATGGGTGCGCTTCGCCCTGCCGATGGCGCTGCAGGGGGATGCGCGCAACTGCTCGCTGATCCTGCGCAACGCCGGGCCCGCGCGGCTGGTGTTGGGTCTGGGCATGCGCATGCCCGATGCCCGCTTCACCGCGCAGGGCGACACGATGCCCGGCGACCAGGTCCTGGCGCTGCGGGTCTGGAAGGCCTTAGCGGGCGCCTCGATCCCCGAGCGGCGCGACGCGCCGATGATCGACCCGCGCCTGGAGATGACGGCCAGCCTACTGCAGCCCTCGGCGCTGCCCGCGCCCGAGATCTTCGCGATGCCGAGCTCGGCCACGGATTACATCACCGCCGATTTCTGGGCGGCCGAGGATGCGATCATGGTCCATCCCTCGCGCAGCGGCGCCGTCTGCGCGGTGATCCGGGACGTGCCGATGCGCGGGCTGTTGCAGCTCTCGGCGGTGGTCAACACCGGCCATGCCCGCTCGCCCAACCTGAACTTTGCCATCGGCGTCACGCCGCATCGCGCCATCGGCCGCGACGGCATCTGGGAAAGCTGCATGGGGTCTTGGGTCCACGGCCTGCCCGCGAATGGCTGGGGCCAGGTCCATTGCGTGCCCAAGGGCCCGATCGAGCGGGCCGACATCTACCTGGCCACCTCGCTGGCCCAGGACATGCCCAACGAGCACAGCTGGGGTCTCTTCCGCAGCTTCCGCGCCGTGACCGGCCAGCGTGCCACGCAGGAGGAATAG
- a CDS encoding glycosyltransferase, whose translation MTRTVIISHSHPALRYGGGEVAAHRQFQHMLAGGEDVYFVGSTIGPEDGARFFGPAQRVLSFSDRDFCLRGLGMDAFVMEHPRIETEDWLLDFLLALEGDVYHFHHFWNIGAGTLRRLRAARPQAQMICTLHEMTAICANHGQMVKTSGELCHAASDVACAACLKRSPADFMLRRARMAGMLDLFDVLLSPSQFMADRFEAWGTAPGRVGVIENGLDQGDAPPVQSQADLTRRSRRFAFFGQATPTKGLDVLIRATQEIDAQMRAQDVAPPVAAPAKASARSAPRAAVPTAPLAPISLEIYGVTAEGFAALWPALTPPDWVRFRGRYRPQDCIAIMRRFGWIVIPSVWWENSPVVIQEARAAGTPMIASDIGGMAEKTAGWGVQFPVGDPDALASAILSVHDRPEILAQHIALIAPPLDMAGFMEEWRVACGTEEARRHPERRRPARVD comes from the coding sequence ATGACCCGCACGGTGATCATCTCTCATTCGCATCCGGCGCTGCGCTATGGCGGCGGCGAGGTCGCGGCTCATCGCCAGTTCCAGCACATGCTGGCGGGCGGCGAGGACGTGTATTTCGTGGGCTCGACCATCGGCCCCGAGGATGGCGCGCGTTTCTTCGGCCCGGCGCAGCGGGTGCTGTCCTTCTCGGACCGCGACTTCTGCCTGCGCGGTCTGGGGATGGACGCCTTCGTGATGGAGCATCCCCGGATCGAGACCGAGGACTGGCTCTTGGACTTCCTGCTGGCGCTGGAGGGGGACGTCTATCACTTCCACCATTTCTGGAACATCGGCGCGGGTACCCTGCGCCGGTTGCGCGCCGCCCGCCCGCAGGCGCAGATGATCTGCACCCTGCACGAGATGACCGCGATCTGCGCCAATCACGGCCAGATGGTGAAGACCAGCGGCGAGCTGTGCCATGCCGCGTCTGACGTGGCCTGCGCGGCCTGCCTCAAGCGCTCGCCCGCCGACTTCATGCTGCGCCGCGCGCGCATGGCGGGCATGCTGGACCTGTTCGACGTGCTGCTGTCGCCCAGCCAGTTCATGGCCGACCGCTTCGAGGCCTGGGGCACCGCGCCGGGCCGGGTGGGCGTGATCGAGAACGGGCTGGACCAAGGCGACGCGCCCCCGGTGCAGTCCCAGGCCGACCTGACCCGCCGGTCGCGCCGCTTCGCCTTCTTCGGGCAGGCGACGCCGACCAAGGGTCTGGACGTGCTGATCCGCGCCACGCAGGAGATCGACGCCCAGATGCGCGCGCAGGACGTGGCCCCGCCCGTCGCCGCACCCGCCAAGGCGTCGGCCCGGTCCGCGCCAAGGGCGGCGGTGCCGACCGCCCCGCTGGCGCCGATCTCGCTGGAGATCTACGGCGTTACCGCCGAGGGGTTCGCCGCGCTCTGGCCCGCGCTGACGCCGCCCGATTGGGTGCGCTTCCGCGGCCGCTACCGGCCCCAGGACTGCATCGCGATCATGCGCCGCTTCGGCTGGATCGTGATCCCCTCGGTCTGGTGGGAGAATTCCCCGGTGGTCATTCAGGAGGCCCGCGCCGCGGGCACGCCGATGATCGCCTCGGATATCGGCGGGATGGCCGAGAAGACCGCCGGATGGGGCGTCCAGTTCCCCGTCGGAGACCCCGACGCCCTCGCCTCAGCGATCCTGTCGGTCCACGACCGCCCCGAGATCCTGGCCCAGCACATCGCCCTGATCGCCCCGCCGCTGGATATGGCGGGGTTCATGGAGGAATGGCGGGTGGCGTGTGGGACAGAAGAAGCAAGGCGGCATCCTGAGCGGCGCCGTCCAGCGCGTGTTGACTGA
- a CDS encoding SGNH/GDSL hydrolase family protein, with the protein MGATILLLPQPCGAIFCGCQMRQMTALAIGGSNTVMRPGWLTQLPECLLHHGINLNMSANLAIGNTTIQMGLLNLLDNRNLLESADLLLVEYTLNDTSLFSRDMAGFETWCQAMEGAIRFARTVNPAIVVVPVIFATKTGVHRNAVNVLHGGMHYLAHYYDLPVVDVNANLMQRFGRDIHDVSGVYSDFAHYQRPVFTTLAAELVAQKIADHVKKPSVRQQLPGALDDRNWASAQMLNPSSLAGATLQTFHNHMYNETGADLGKAVLSFDIEDGALLAVRYVCTEDICNCYIKVDDDWYQTDSLQPGMAEPKYRFLLSMLSFTGLPKAEGKRRYDMTGTAPQGVEVRQLRQIGTRKPVRPQQRLPICAILYTGRMSNVRLVDVTSELEDPRLDLPKVIAT; encoded by the coding sequence TTGGGCGCCACCATTTTGCTTTTGCCGCAGCCCTGCGGCGCTATTTTTTGCGGGTGCCAGATGAGACAGATGACAGCTTTGGCAATCGGTGGTTCCAACACCGTCATGCGTCCCGGATGGTTGACCCAGCTTCCAGAGTGCCTTTTGCATCATGGGATAAATCTAAACATGTCGGCCAATCTCGCGATTGGCAATACGACCATACAGATGGGTCTGTTGAATCTTCTCGATAATAGGAATCTTCTCGAAAGCGCTGATCTTCTTCTCGTCGAGTATACGCTGAATGATACCAGCTTGTTTTCCCGAGATATGGCAGGGTTCGAAACTTGGTGTCAGGCTATGGAAGGTGCCATTCGCTTCGCCCGTACGGTCAATCCAGCTATTGTTGTAGTTCCCGTAATTTTCGCAACAAAGACTGGTGTCCATCGCAACGCTGTCAATGTCCTTCACGGAGGCATGCACTACCTCGCGCATTACTATGACCTTCCGGTGGTGGACGTGAATGCCAACCTGATGCAACGTTTTGGCCGAGATATTCATGACGTATCCGGCGTCTACAGCGATTTCGCTCATTATCAAAGACCTGTGTTTACGACGCTGGCTGCCGAACTTGTCGCCCAAAAGATCGCGGACCATGTGAAGAAACCATCCGTGCGGCAGCAACTGCCGGGGGCCTTAGACGATCGGAATTGGGCTTCAGCTCAGATGCTCAACCCGTCCTCTCTGGCTGGTGCCACGCTCCAAACCTTCCATAATCATATGTACAACGAGACTGGGGCTGATCTTGGAAAAGCAGTTTTATCCTTTGACATAGAGGATGGGGCGTTGCTGGCTGTTCGCTACGTCTGTACCGAAGATATCTGTAATTGCTATATCAAGGTGGACGATGACTGGTATCAGACCGATAGTTTGCAGCCCGGAATGGCCGAACCGAAATACCGCTTTCTCTTGTCTATGCTGAGTTTCACCGGATTGCCAAAAGCCGAAGGTAAACGCCGGTATGATATGACCGGGACTGCACCGCAAGGCGTAGAGGTTCGGCAGCTTCGCCAGATCGGGACGCGCAAACCTGTCCGGCCGCAGCAGCGACTGCCCATTTGCGCAATTCTCTACACAGGGCGAATGTCGAATGTCAGGTTGGTTGATGTCACCTCTGAACTTGAGGATCCTCGTCTTGATCTACCGAAGGTGATCGCGACGTGA
- a CDS encoding AAA family ATPase yields MYTHDDLARLQSQSLKMQGWIRRQTFSPANEKTLRRFSSWEVSELIFRINQSTFRGKLAADPNLPLGEVEEDGRQRWFSLDEVNELRRRIRINKKSLMPHRPEGKRAFRAAIANFKGGAGKSTVALHFAHAAALDGYRVLVVDFDPQATLSHSMGLSDVGEDHTVWGIMARDLERETDRMNAAASGAESGTTLPHRKLPASIRDMGLGTLRPADFIKATAWPTIDIVPSCANAAFVEFASAQYRHLNPEWTFFGAVSRFLDSLADDAYDLILFDCPPAIGYQSMNAVFAADMLYIPSGPGYWEYDSTTSFIGQLAEALEDLSHGFENFPTGKIALPKTFADIRFLMTRFEPSNELHQAMFAAFRQVFGDRLAQHPIELTRAVEQSGRFLSSIYEIDYREMTRGTWRRARATFDQGYEEFRGHVLAAWTQLEETA; encoded by the coding sequence ATGTATACCCACGACGACCTTGCCCGGCTGCAATCCCAATCCCTCAAGATGCAGGGCTGGATCCGCCGCCAGACCTTCAGCCCTGCCAATGAGAAGACGCTGCGGCGCTTCTCCTCCTGGGAGGTGTCCGAACTGATTTTCCGGATCAACCAGTCGACCTTCCGCGGCAAGCTGGCCGCCGATCCGAACCTTCCCCTCGGGGAAGTCGAGGAGGACGGCCGCCAGCGCTGGTTCAGCCTCGACGAGGTCAACGAGCTGCGCCGCCGCATCCGCATCAACAAGAAGTCGCTGATGCCCCACCGCCCCGAGGGCAAGCGCGCCTTCCGTGCGGCCATCGCCAACTTCAAGGGCGGCGCCGGCAAGTCGACCGTGGCCCTGCACTTCGCCCATGCCGCGGCGCTGGACGGCTACCGCGTGCTGGTCGTCGACTTCGACCCGCAGGCGACCCTGTCCCACAGCATGGGCCTGTCCGACGTGGGCGAGGACCACACGGTCTGGGGCATCATGGCCCGCGATCTCGAGCGCGAGACCGACCGCATGAACGCCGCCGCCTCGGGGGCGGAATCGGGCACCACCCTGCCCCATCGCAAGCTGCCGGCCTCGATCCGCGACATGGGCCTGGGCACGCTGCGGCCCGCCGACTTCATCAAGGCCACCGCCTGGCCCACCATCGACATCGTCCCCAGCTGCGCCAACGCGGCCTTCGTCGAGTTCGCCAGCGCCCAGTACCGCCACCTCAATCCGGAATGGACCTTCTTCGGGGCCGTGTCGCGCTTCCTCGACAGCCTGGCGGACGATGCCTACGACCTGATCCTGTTCGATTGCCCGCCGGCCATCGGCTATCAGTCGATGAACGCGGTCTTCGCCGCGGACATGCTCTATATCCCCTCGGGCCCCGGCTACTGGGAGTATGACAGCACAACCAGCTTCATCGGCCAGCTGGCCGAGGCGCTGGAGGATCTGTCCCATGGCTTCGAGAACTTCCCCACGGGGAAGATCGCCCTGCCCAAGACCTTCGCCGACATCCGCTTCCTGATGACCCGGTTCGAGCCTTCGAACGAGCTGCACCAGGCAATGTTCGCGGCCTTCCGGCAGGTCTTCGGTGACCGGCTGGCGCAGCATCCGATCGAGCTGACCCGGGCGGTCGAGCAGTCGGGCCGCTTCCTCAGCTCGATCTACGAGATCGACTATCGCGAGATGACGCGGGGGACCTGGCGCCGGGCGCGGGCGACCTTCGATCAGGGTTACGAGGAGTTTCGCGGCCATGTCCTGGCCGCCTGGACGCAGCTGGAGGAGACAGCATGA